Proteins from a single region of Primulina tabacum isolate GXHZ01 chromosome 5, ASM2559414v2, whole genome shotgun sequence:
- the LOC142544438 gene encoding glutathione S-transferase T3-like: protein MTIVIVVACNTSQIKLANSGKVDAGSEAKSFFTISDDPIIGNDQKADAFLGRVASFYNDNRHARPAGIPKRSANVIRYHWYNTIQKKVYHFTASYNIIYSVYRSVHIDEDILRLAYKKYHDENNGIGFILEHMWRIVKDHPMFTPESIDHLVGTKKIKTSKSEASNTSSNQDVSLHVDLNEE, encoded by the exons ATGACGATTGTCATTGTTGTAGCTTGCAACACATCCCAAATTAAACTCGCAAATTCGGGGAAGGTGGATGCTGGTTCTGAAG CGAAATCATTTTTCACTATCAGCGATGACCCAATAATCGGCAATGATCAAAAGGCGGATGCTTTCTTGGGACGTGTTGCAAGCTTCTACAATGACAATCGTCATGCTCGTCCCGCAGGTATACCCAAAAGAAGTGCAAATGTCATACGATATCACTGGTACAATACCATCCAAAAAAAAGTATATCACTTCACCGCAAGTTACAATATCATTTATAGTGTGTATCGTAGCGTCCACATTGATGAGGATATACTGCGGCTTGCGTATAAAAAATATCACGATGAAAATAACGGCATCGGATTTATTCTCGAGCATATGTGGAGAATTGTAAAAGACCATCCGATGTTTACTCCAGAGTCCATTGATCACCTTGTTGGCACGAAGAAGATAAAGACCTCGAAGTCGGAAGCAAGCAACACCTCATCCAACCAAGATGTGAGTCTACATGTAGATCTAAACGAAGAATAA